From one Triticum urartu cultivar G1812 chromosome 3, Tu2.1, whole genome shotgun sequence genomic stretch:
- the LOC125548095 gene encoding early nodulin-like protein 2, with protein sequence MTGMAVALLAVALLLLATGCAGRDFIVGGRGGWTANPAEPFNHWAERNRFQVNDRLVFRYKGQEDSVLVVNQSHYDACNTSDPFMRLGGGESGFVLSYSGPHFFISGDAGRCHAGERLIVVVLAVRATPSPAPSKPSPPPKSSPSSPPPAPAAAGNSSTSPPQALAPPAAGNSSTSPPPAPALPAAGNSSTSPPPELAPPPVTNGTVAPPPSSPSSASALRGGFLACLVIAGAIVLA encoded by the exons ATGACTGGCATGGCGGTGGCGCTGCTCGCCGTGGCCCTCCTACTGCTGGCGACGGGCTGTGCGGGGCGCGACTTCATCGTCGGCGGCCGCGGCGGGTGGACGGCGAACCCCGCTGAGCCGTTCAACCACTGGGCCGAGCGCAATCGCTTCCAGGTCAACGACCGCCTCG TGTTTAGGTATAAAGGGCAAGAGGACTCGGTGCTGGTGGTGAACCAGAGCCACTACGACGCATGCAACACCAGCGACCCCTTCATGCGCCTCGGCGGCGGCGAATCCGGCTTCGTCCTCTCCTACTCCGGCCCTCACTTTTTCATCAGCGGCGACGCCGGACGCTGCCACGCCGGCGAGCGCCTCATCGTCGTCGTCCTCGCCGTGCGCGCTACCCCCTCACCTGCTCCTTCAAAACCGTCGCCACCACCCAAGTCATCCCCCTCGTCGCCACCTCCCGCTCCAGCAGCTGCGGGGAATTCTTCTACGTCGCCACCTCAGGCGCTGGCGCCGCCGGCTGCGGGGAATTCTTCCACGTCGCCACCTCCGGCGCCAGCGCTGCCGGCCGCGGGGAATTCTTCCACTTCGCCGCCTCCGGAACTAGCGCCGCCGCCGGTAACGAATGGTACGGTGGCACCACCGCCGAGTTCGCCATCGTCCGCGTCAGCCTTGCGGGGCGGTTTCTTGGCGTGCCTCGTGATAGCCGGAGCCATAGTGCTAGCTTGA